The following are encoded in a window of Cycloclasticus pugetii PS-1 genomic DNA:
- a CDS encoding S1C family serine protease, with protein MRFIITLTTVCLLYIPSTCVAEIFKYKDKGGHWQFSDSPINEDGATEVRAYKNSTASVERSNDFITLLNSKYPFTNPVQQATKAVVTVKSKLGSGSGFFVTEDCYLVTNKHVVRPAKGKQWDATQAKIKKNSLIFNSNKIRLNQQKERLFINKQKLDDFRIYIDGLRSDKEKQIALREYALYEQQYQQDLQQLNETQRRLSLDEDIFNRQKSDFNFSSAVSNVAQSFDIVLKDNTKARAKLIKVASTDDLALLKVNACKAPYLEMAPGSVVQGTTVHAIGSPLGLRDQLTDGTVTQVLQNRIVTDAQILPGNSGGPLITDDGHVVAVNTIKVAKGSALKTGFGVSIPIAKVRKNFAEYLNN; from the coding sequence ATGCGTTTTATAATCACCTTAACAACAGTCTGCTTACTTTATATTCCAAGCACTTGTGTGGCGGAAATATTTAAATATAAGGATAAAGGTGGGCATTGGCAGTTTTCTGATTCGCCTATCAATGAGGATGGGGCTACCGAGGTTCGCGCATATAAAAATTCAACCGCCTCTGTCGAGAGGTCAAATGATTTTATAACGCTGCTAAATAGTAAATACCCATTTACTAATCCTGTTCAGCAAGCAACGAAGGCTGTTGTTACTGTTAAAAGTAAACTTGGTTCTGGATCTGGCTTTTTTGTAACCGAGGATTGTTATTTAGTGACGAATAAGCATGTGGTTCGCCCCGCTAAAGGTAAGCAATGGGATGCGACGCAGGCAAAGATCAAAAAAAATAGTTTAATATTTAATAGTAATAAAATACGGCTTAATCAACAAAAAGAGCGGCTCTTTATTAATAAGCAAAAACTCGATGATTTTCGAATATATATAGACGGTTTGAGATCAGACAAAGAAAAACAAATCGCGTTACGCGAGTACGCGCTTTATGAGCAGCAATATCAGCAAGACCTGCAACAACTGAATGAAACGCAGAGGCGCCTGAGCTTGGATGAGGACATCTTTAATCGACAAAAATCTGACTTTAACTTCTCTAGCGCGGTGTCAAATGTTGCTCAGTCATTTGATATTGTTTTAAAAGATAATACTAAAGCAAGAGCCAAGCTAATTAAGGTGGCGTCGACAGATGACTTGGCTTTGCTGAAAGTAAATGCCTGTAAAGCGCCTTACTTAGAAATGGCACCTGGCTCAGTCGTACAGGGTACAACCGTTCATGCAATTGGAAGCCCCTTGGGGTTACGTGATCAGTTAACAGATGGGACGGTAACTCAGGTGTTGCAAAACCGAATAGTCACTGACGCACAGATTTTACCGGGTAACAGTGGTGGGCCATTGATAACCGATGATGGTCATGTGGTGGCAGTTAATACCATCAAAGTAGCAAAAGGGTCTGCGTTAAAGACTGGGTTTGGCGTTTCGATTCCAATTGCTAAGGTTAGGAAAAATTTTGCTGAGTATTTAAATAATTAA
- a CDS encoding FeoC-like transcriptional regulator — MILLEVRDYLQAARSAPVRDLALHFKISQDDAKSMLEHWVKKGYAKKLPAGSLCQGGCRSCDPETIDIYEWTGPR, encoded by the coding sequence ATGATTTTATTAGAGGTCCGTGATTACTTACAAGCCGCACGAAGCGCTCCTGTTCGTGATTTAGCCTTACATTTCAAAATCTCTCAAGATGACGCCAAATCAATGCTCGAACACTGGGTAAAAAAAGGTTATGCAAAAAAACTTCCAGCTGGCTCACTTTGCCAAGGTGGTTGTAGAAGTTGTGACCCCGAGACAATAGATATCTATGAATGGACTGGCCCTCGCTAA
- the feoB gene encoding Fe(2+) transporter permease subunit FeoB, producing the protein MTKQCCEENMPVRPSNKSPVIAVIGNPNCGKSTLFNVITGIKQKTGNWPGVTVDRREGLTKVNNQELVLVDLPGVYALDSDREALDEQIARQYILSEEADALLIVADAANLERSLFLTSQLLETGIPAVLALNMMDVAKSRGMNIDLEALSNALGCPVFPIVARKNQGITSLLESILTVIDEQPKHHLNIEYPTAVTSALDEIIPTLNTQRNSPFILRWHALQCLEGYFSPTTTQQTEEICASRQLYIKDSTGEDADTLIAASRYEFAHQLTLQVVKQVKNIQQTWSDRVDKVILSDYLGLPIFFLAIYLMFSITINFGGAFIDFFDITASALFVDGFKIQLQNLDFPNWFQVLLADGLGGGIQVVATFIPIIATLYFCLSILEDSGYMARAAFVMDRFMRKLGLPGKAFVPLIIGFGCNVPSIMATRTLEKQRDRIMTVMMAPFMSCGARLSVYALFAAAFFPQSGQNIVFLLYLLGIAAAIFTALLLKSSVLEGESDSFLIELPPYHRPAIKSLLIHTWERLKGFVLEAGKFIVMMVMVINILNSVGTDGSFGNENSSKSVLSEVSKTFTPAFEPMGIQEENWPAIVGIFSGLLAKEVVVGTLDAVYSNIEGNTDDNDENFSLKNKFSEAVTTTKDNLNDAFQNMGDPLGLRTLDANDNLDEAATEQEVSSALFGTLVKYFDGKIGAFSYLLFILLYVPCVAAIAAVKRETGTRWALFSIFWSLYLAYSMATSFYQIANFSSHPTQTLIWLCVFIAGFLGIWLTLRQLGQKLLAVEPTLIKDA; encoded by the coding sequence ATGACCAAGCAATGTTGCGAAGAAAATATGCCCGTACGCCCCTCTAATAAAAGCCCTGTCATTGCCGTTATTGGCAACCCTAACTGCGGAAAATCAACATTATTTAATGTTATTACAGGCATTAAACAAAAAACGGGGAACTGGCCTGGCGTTACAGTGGACCGTCGTGAAGGGCTTACTAAAGTTAACAACCAAGAGCTTGTTTTGGTCGACTTACCAGGTGTTTATGCGCTTGATAGTGACCGCGAGGCTCTTGATGAACAAATAGCTCGCCAATATATTTTATCCGAAGAGGCTGATGCACTTTTAATTGTTGCAGATGCAGCCAATCTAGAACGCAGCCTGTTCCTTACCAGTCAATTACTTGAAACCGGCATTCCAGCTGTACTTGCGTTAAACATGATGGATGTTGCCAAATCTCGTGGCATGAACATCGACCTAGAGGCTTTATCTAACGCTCTTGGCTGCCCTGTTTTTCCTATTGTTGCACGTAAAAACCAAGGAATCACCTCACTTTTAGAAAGCATATTAACGGTAATTGATGAGCAGCCTAAGCATCACTTAAACATTGAATACCCGACTGCCGTTACCTCAGCTCTTGATGAAATTATTCCGACGTTAAATACGCAACGCAACTCCCCATTTATTCTACGATGGCATGCGCTTCAATGCTTAGAGGGGTACTTCTCCCCCACTACAACACAGCAAACCGAAGAAATTTGTGCTAGCCGACAGCTCTATATAAAAGATTCAACTGGAGAAGATGCAGATACTCTTATTGCTGCCAGCCGCTATGAATTTGCACACCAGCTAACCTTACAGGTAGTCAAGCAAGTCAAAAACATTCAACAAACATGGTCTGACCGAGTAGACAAAGTCATTCTTAGTGACTATCTCGGCTTACCTATCTTCTTTTTAGCCATCTACTTAATGTTCAGTATAACCATTAACTTTGGTGGCGCTTTTATTGATTTCTTTGACATTACCGCCAGCGCGCTGTTTGTTGATGGATTTAAAATTCAACTCCAGAATTTGGATTTTCCCAATTGGTTTCAAGTCTTACTCGCTGATGGTTTAGGCGGTGGTATCCAAGTTGTTGCTACCTTTATCCCCATCATCGCGACTCTCTATTTCTGTTTATCTATACTCGAAGACTCCGGCTATATGGCCAGAGCTGCCTTTGTTATGGATCGTTTTATGCGTAAGCTTGGACTACCCGGCAAAGCTTTTGTGCCATTAATTATTGGCTTTGGTTGCAACGTACCATCCATCATGGCTACACGTACCCTAGAAAAGCAACGTGACCGCATTATGACGGTGATGATGGCGCCGTTTATGTCGTGTGGTGCACGGTTATCTGTGTATGCCTTGTTTGCTGCAGCTTTTTTTCCTCAATCTGGGCAAAATATTGTTTTCTTACTATATCTATTAGGTATTGCAGCGGCTATTTTTACCGCACTGTTACTAAAAAGCAGCGTGCTTGAGGGTGAGTCTGATAGTTTTCTCATAGAACTCCCCCCTTACCACCGACCAGCCATCAAAAGCTTACTAATCCACACTTGGGAACGCCTAAAGGGTTTCGTATTAGAAGCTGGCAAATTTATCGTCATGATGGTCATGGTGATCAATATTCTTAATTCCGTTGGCACTGATGGCAGTTTTGGTAATGAAAACAGTTCAAAATCAGTCTTGAGTGAAGTCAGTAAAACATTCACACCTGCCTTTGAACCGATGGGAATCCAAGAAGAAAATTGGCCCGCTATCGTTGGTATTTTTAGTGGCTTACTCGCTAAAGAAGTGGTTGTTGGAACACTCGATGCAGTTTATTCAAATATTGAAGGCAACACCGACGATAACGACGAAAACTTTAGCCTTAAAAATAAGTTCTCAGAAGCTGTGACAACAACTAAAGATAATTTAAATGATGCGTTCCAAAACATGGGCGACCCGCTTGGTTTAAGGACACTTGATGCCAACGACAATCTTGATGAAGCCGCAACTGAGCAAGAAGTTAGCTCAGCTCTCTTTGGCACCTTGGTGAAATATTTTGATGGCAAAATTGGTGCCTTTAGTTATCTACTCTTTATTCTTTTATATGTCCCTTGTGTTGCTGCGATTGCCGCCGTTAAACGTGAAACAGGAACACGTTGGGCCTTATTTTCTATTTTCTGGAGCCTTTATTTGGCATACAGCATGGCGACTTCTTTCTATCAAATTGCGAACTTTTCAAGCCATCCAACACAAACACTGATTTGGTTATGTGTATTCATTGCTGGCTTTCTAGGAATATGGCTTACGCTTCGCCAACTTGGCCAGAAATTACTCGCTGTTGAACCAACACTGATTAAAGACGCATGA
- a CDS encoding FeoA family protein: MSNNQALNQYATLADIEIGQEVMLCKNQMAHSLEKKLLTLGFSKLIPLQVTQRSKGGIIVSIGNTRIALNETLAKQVVIETL, translated from the coding sequence ATGTCAAATAACCAGGCATTAAACCAGTACGCTACTCTTGCTGATATTGAAATTGGCCAGGAAGTAATGCTGTGTAAAAATCAAATGGCTCATTCGTTAGAAAAAAAATTGCTAACGCTAGGCTTTTCTAAATTAATTCCCCTTCAGGTTACTCAAAGAAGCAAAGGTGGAATTATTGTCAGTATTGGAAATACTCGTATTGCTCTGAATGAAACCCTCGCAAAACAAGTAGTAATAGAAACATTATGA
- a CDS encoding CPBP family intramembrane glutamic endopeptidase → MKATLFFVFYFLTASVLAALIAYPLFLAFGTNEYRFEKWVTRAALLFLILGLIPCFKFFKLSLNAIGHNNTYGNFFKKTSFGFISGLLILGVVVFTLIVLDIRVLSEDAQFTWKLVSKALLAGIVVALIEETLFRGLFFKLSQQWHNGFTAVVVSSFFYAILHFIKPIEHIDQNLLYIGTGFEVIVNAFKAVAFMPLDDFLALFVVGAFLALVRLQTRTLAYCIGLHASWVFLIKITKELTDHNPASSWTYLTGQYDGIIGILSFIWISVIIFAYLIYVIKPKYQPHS, encoded by the coding sequence ATGAAAGCTACCTTATTTTTTGTTTTTTACTTCTTAACAGCCTCTGTTTTGGCTGCTTTAATCGCCTATCCATTATTTTTAGCGTTTGGCACAAATGAATATCGTTTTGAAAAATGGGTTACGCGCGCCGCCCTTTTATTTTTAATCTTAGGACTGATTCCATGTTTTAAGTTTTTTAAATTGAGTTTAAACGCCATTGGACACAATAATACCTATGGCAACTTCTTTAAAAAAACATCATTCGGCTTTATTTCTGGCCTGTTAATTCTTGGCGTTGTTGTGTTTACTCTGATCGTTCTTGATATTAGAGTACTGTCAGAAGATGCTCAATTCACATGGAAACTTGTTTCTAAAGCATTATTAGCCGGAATCGTCGTTGCTTTAATAGAGGAAACCTTATTTAGAGGGCTATTCTTCAAGCTAAGCCAACAATGGCACAACGGTTTTACGGCGGTTGTTGTTAGTAGTTTTTTTTATGCCATTTTGCACTTTATTAAACCCATTGAACATATTGATCAAAACCTTTTATATATAGGCACTGGTTTTGAAGTTATCGTTAATGCATTTAAAGCAGTTGCATTTATGCCGCTTGATGACTTTCTAGCGCTTTTTGTTGTTGGCGCTTTCCTTGCCCTAGTTCGTCTTCAGACACGTACTCTTGCTTATTGCATTGGTCTACATGCTAGCTGGGTTTTCCTCATAAAAATAACTAAAGAACTCACTGACCATAACCCCGCATCAAGCTGGACTTACTTAACTGGGCAATACGATGGCATAATTGGTATTCTTAGTTTTATTTGGATTAGCGTAATCATTTTTGCTTACCTGATCTATGTCATTAAACCTAAGTATCAACCGCATTCTTAA